From a single Streptomyces sp. NBC_01264 genomic region:
- the argJ gene encoding bifunctional glutamate N-acetyltransferase/amino-acid acetyltransferase ArgJ gives MSVTAAQGFTAAGIAAGIKANGNPDLALVVNNGPRLAAAGVFTSNRVKAAPVHWSEQVLRGGTVSAVVLNSGGANACTGPKGFQDTHATAEKVAEALGGDVNAGEVAVASTGLIGVLLPMDKLLPGVGTAAAALSADGGEAAAIAIKTTDTVHKTATAGQDGWTVGGMAKGAGMLAPGLATMLVVLTTDADLDSGTLDKALRAATRTTFDRVDSDGCMSTNDTVLLLASGASGQVPAYEAFAEAVRTVCDDLARQLIGDAEGASKSIRIEVVGAATEDDAVEVGRSIARNNLLKCAIHGEDPNWGRVLSAIGTTKAAFDPDRLNVAINDVWVCKNGSVGEDRDLVSMKGREVRITADLSTGSQSAVIWANDLTAEYVHENSAYSS, from the coding sequence GTGAGTGTCACGGCAGCACAGGGGTTCACGGCGGCGGGCATCGCCGCCGGGATCAAGGCGAACGGCAATCCCGACCTGGCCCTCGTGGTCAACAACGGACCGCGCCTGGCCGCGGCCGGCGTCTTCACCTCCAACCGGGTCAAGGCCGCGCCCGTCCACTGGTCCGAGCAGGTCCTGCGCGGCGGCACCGTCAGCGCGGTGGTCCTCAACTCCGGCGGCGCCAACGCGTGCACCGGCCCCAAGGGCTTCCAGGACACCCACGCCACCGCCGAGAAGGTCGCGGAAGCCCTGGGCGGGGACGTCAACGCCGGAGAGGTCGCCGTCGCGTCCACCGGCCTGATCGGCGTCCTGCTCCCCATGGACAAGCTCCTCCCGGGCGTCGGGACCGCCGCCGCCGCGCTCTCCGCCGACGGCGGCGAGGCCGCCGCCATCGCCATCAAGACCACCGACACCGTGCACAAGACGGCCACGGCCGGCCAGGACGGCTGGACCGTCGGCGGGATGGCCAAGGGCGCGGGCATGCTCGCCCCGGGCCTGGCCACCATGCTCGTCGTCCTCACCACGGACGCGGACCTGGACAGCGGCACCCTCGACAAGGCGCTGCGCGCGGCGACCCGCACCACCTTCGACCGGGTCGACTCCGACGGCTGCATGTCCACCAACGACACGGTGCTGCTGCTCGCCTCCGGCGCGTCCGGCCAGGTGCCGGCGTACGAGGCGTTCGCGGAGGCCGTACGCACGGTCTGCGACGACCTGGCCCGCCAGCTGATCGGCGACGCCGAGGGCGCCAGCAAGTCCATCCGCATCGAGGTCGTCGGCGCGGCCACCGAGGACGACGCGGTCGAGGTCGGCCGGTCCATCGCCCGGAACAACCTGCTCAAGTGCGCCATCCACGGCGAGGACCCGAACTGGGGCCGCGTCCTGTCCGCGATCGGCACCACGAAGGCCGCCTTCGACCCGGACCGGCTGAACGTCGCCATCAACGACGTCTGGGTCTGCAAGAACGGCTCGGTCGGCGAGGACCGCGACCTGGTCAGCATGAAGGGCCGCGAGGTGCGCATCACCGCCGACCTGTCCACCGGTTCGCAGTCCGCGGTCATCTGGGCCAACGACCTGACCGCCGAGTACGTCCACGAGAACAGCGCGTACTCCTCATGA
- the argB gene encoding acetylglutamate kinase — translation MSTAGKHTARRHTALPKAEILIEALPWLTRHNGKVVVIKFGGNAMIDEDLKAAFAQDVVFLRQAGLKPVVVHGGGPQINAQLDKQGLVSEFKAGLRVTTPEAMDVVRMVLAGQVQRELVGLLNQHGPLAVGMTGEDAHTITATKHLPEIDGESVDIGRVGEITTIDTGAIEALLADGRIPVISSIARSADDHHVYNVNADTAAAALAAALGAETLMVLTDVEGLYADWPNSDEVISRLTVSQLEKLLPELSSGMVPKMEGCLHAVRNGVTTARVIDGRVQHSILLEIFTDEGIGTMVVPDAQAADTQEGDPA, via the coding sequence ATGAGCACGGCGGGCAAGCACACCGCGCGCAGGCACACCGCCCTGCCCAAGGCCGAGATCCTCATCGAGGCCCTGCCCTGGCTGACCCGGCACAACGGCAAGGTCGTCGTCATCAAGTTCGGCGGCAACGCCATGATCGACGAGGACCTGAAGGCCGCCTTCGCCCAGGACGTCGTCTTCCTGCGCCAGGCCGGCCTCAAGCCGGTCGTCGTGCACGGCGGCGGTCCGCAGATCAACGCCCAGCTCGACAAGCAGGGCCTGGTCAGCGAGTTCAAGGCGGGTCTGCGCGTCACCACGCCCGAGGCGATGGACGTCGTACGGATGGTCCTGGCGGGGCAGGTCCAGCGCGAGCTGGTCGGGCTGCTCAACCAGCACGGGCCGCTGGCCGTCGGCATGACCGGCGAGGACGCGCACACCATCACCGCGACCAAGCACCTGCCCGAGATCGACGGCGAGAGCGTCGACATCGGACGGGTCGGCGAGATCACCACCATCGACACCGGCGCGATCGAGGCGCTTTTGGCGGACGGCCGGATCCCGGTCATCTCCTCCATCGCGCGCAGCGCCGACGACCACCACGTGTACAACGTGAACGCGGACACGGCCGCCGCGGCGCTCGCCGCCGCGCTCGGCGCCGAGACGCTGATGGTCCTCACCGACGTGGAGGGTCTCTACGCGGACTGGCCCAACAGCGACGAGGTCATCAGCCGGCTCACGGTGAGCCAGCTGGAGAAGCTGCTGCCCGAGCTGTCCAGCGGCATGGTCCCCAAAATGGAGGGGTGCCTGCACGCCGTCCGCAACGGGGTGACCACCGCCAGAGTGATCGACGGCCGGGTCCAGCACTCGATCCTGCTGGAGATCTTCACGGACGAGGGCATCGGCACGATGGTCGTGCCCGACGCACAGGCAGCAGATACCCAGGAAGGGGACCCCGCATGA